From Bacillus basilensis, a single genomic window includes:
- a CDS encoding HIT family protein: MDCLGCKLANEEEKIYKVYEDEYVTCFLDHEPFYPGHTLIVPKQHVVEVDELDDVVTKSIMDASKIIVKAIKALYKPDGITICQNGGIFNELTHYHMHVVPRYKERSFAEFYTVQLGEKKNHNFEETRNLLKEAIEQILLTEKA, encoded by the coding sequence ATGGATTGTTTAGGTTGTAAATTAGCAAACGAAGAAGAAAAAATATATAAAGTATATGAAGATGAATATGTAACATGCTTTTTAGATCATGAACCTTTTTATCCAGGCCATACTTTAATTGTGCCGAAGCAGCATGTTGTAGAAGTAGACGAATTAGATGACGTTGTAACGAAATCGATTATGGATGCTTCTAAGATTATTGTAAAAGCGATTAAGGCATTATATAAACCAGATGGAATTACAATTTGTCAAAATGGTGGAATCTTTAACGAGTTAACACATTACCATATGCATGTGGTACCAAGATATAAAGAGCGTTCATTTGCTGAGTTTTATACGGTGCAACTGGGGGAAAAGAAGAATCATAACTTTGAAGAGACAAGGAATTTGTTAAAAGAAGCGATAGAGCAAATACTGCTTACTGAAAAGGCATAA
- a CDS encoding RNA polymerase sigma factor yields MKVTNNDYEKMEELYELYEQKVYYVAYSILNNIQQAEDAVQETFITLYKNLENLHSLNMQELKRYILRVAKNKAIDSYRKNKRHETFLEEYQRESIEAVDENIEEWEKRKMSEVQIDTLLKELNESNRQVFKYKVFYNLTYQEISSVMGITEANVRKQFERARKRVQNMIGGIQHDEFKELQRNI; encoded by the coding sequence ATGAAAGTTACAAACAACGATTACGAAAAGATGGAAGAGCTATACGAGTTGTACGAACAAAAAGTTTATTATGTAGCGTATTCTATTTTAAATAATATTCAGCAGGCTGAAGATGCAGTTCAAGAGACGTTTATTACTCTTTATAAGAACTTGGAAAATCTCCATAGCTTGAACATGCAAGAGCTTAAACGCTACATTTTGAGGGTCGCGAAAAATAAGGCGATTGATAGCTACCGGAAAAATAAACGACATGAAACATTTTTAGAAGAATATCAAAGAGAATCAATAGAAGCAGTAGATGAAAATATTGAAGAGTGGGAAAAACGTAAAATGTCTGAGGTTCAAATTGATACATTGCTAAAAGAGTTAAATGAATCTAACAGACAGGTGTTTAAGTACAAAGTCTTCTATAACTTAACGTATCAAGAAATTTCAAGTGTAATGGGGATTACGGAGGCTAATGTCCGCAAGCAGTTTGAACGCGCTCGAAAACGAGTCCAAAATATGATAGGAGGTATACAACATGACGAATTCAAAGAACTCCAAAGAAATATATGA
- a CDS encoding OsmC family protein, with protein sequence MKLIIKHHDIEADLSYGQLAIGKENGYSPLQLLVSSIAGCSAIVFRTILEKKRIPYDTFTIETEIGRSEALSKPVESVHLHYKIKAQNITEEQLDKALQLAVKNCTIVQSVKDSIKVTETIELIK encoded by the coding sequence ATGAAACTAATAATCAAACACCATGATATAGAGGCAGATTTATCGTATGGTCAATTAGCGATTGGAAAAGAAAACGGATATTCACCGTTACAATTACTCGTTTCCTCTATCGCAGGGTGTAGTGCAATTGTCTTTCGAACAATTTTAGAAAAGAAACGTATTCCATACGATACGTTTACAATTGAAACTGAAATTGGTAGAAGTGAAGCTTTATCAAAACCAGTTGAAAGTGTTCATTTGCACTATAAAATTAAAGCACAAAACATTACAGAAGAGCAGTTGGACAAGGCGCTGCAACTTGCAGTGAAAAATTGTACGATTGTTCAATCTGTAAAAGATAGTATAAAAGTTACGGAAACAATTGAACTAATAAAGTGA